The Glycine soja cultivar W05 chromosome 8, ASM419377v2, whole genome shotgun sequence genome has a window encoding:
- the LOC114424630 gene encoding E4 SUMO-protein ligase PIAL2-like gives MDPGPQVPTNVTGMLKFGTNLLQAVGQFNGRYVVLVAYMSFTPLPEDPVLQDYLQPTVTSVDSDSDIIEGASQISLNCPIRSR, from the exons ATG GATCCTGGACCACAGGTGCCAACTAATGTGACTGGTATGCTTAAATTTGGGACAAATCTTCTTCAAGCTGTGGGCCAGTTCAATG GTCGTTATGTTGTACTTGTTGCCTATATGAGTTTTACACCTTTGCCTGAGGATCCAGTTCTTCAAGATTATCTTCAGCCTACTGTTACATCTGTTGATTCAG ATTCAGATATTATCGAGGGGGCTTCACAGATTTCACTTAATTGTCCAATAAG ATCAAGATAA
- the LOC114423159 gene encoding TSL-kinase interacting protein 1-like: MTTGRSLDRKVVKASGKCNAKTGFIGVRNSPKRTNKLDQKARGCGQELTDKENQYFPFKEPMRKCPELPNKCTFLTEKREAIELHPGQMLTSAKIKLQLFPINEGTRIGLEKDGHNPYLELTLRGRKKICSILKHLGKKWGSSSIAKGELILFPYNIMENLSGCRRWTINDSDTTASAVYTAVGSPALFRLKYGWFYMLEPGSFGIPSTPTPYKPVVAGSGNANLEETLCGERDKVRISKEYKATEVGNAASETVSQKVENATVDPMDNEPRISSSLQQPSSAWIDSLSNISIGGLLSEASLFGGLDPKSFAGIQPCDITSDSLDAFIAAAQINNRPVPRLPADDLRTSILDAEETCHAFPLRKLSSPTDVQAACGNDYSAVRSQDVSSNLLKFSNADKVNDQDGASQNPPSGKTQTDLLLSSRPYDDDRSLGLTGINWNDSMGPFDLGMPAQKLNGGDNLSIGGFVK, from the exons ATGACAACAGGTAGATCACTAGACAGGAAAGTTGTGAAGGCTTCTGGAAAGTGCAATGCAAAGACAGGATTCATTGGAGTGAGAAATTCTCCCAAAAGAACAAATAAATTGGATCAAAAAGCAAGAG GATGCGGTCAGGAGTTGACTGATAAAGAGAATCAGTATTTTCCATTTAAGGAACCTATGAGAAAGTGCCCAGAACTTCCCAACAAGTGTACTTTTCTTACAGAAAAGAGAGAGGCTATTGAACTTCATCCTGGACAAATGCTCACTTCCGCAAAAATCAAGTTACAACTTTTTCCAATTAATGAAGGAACTCGGATAGGACTTGAAAAG gaTGGGCATAATCCTTATTTAGAACTCACACTTAGAGGTCGAAAGAAAATATGTTCAATACTAAAACACCTTGGAAAGAAGTGGGGAAGTTCAAGTATAGCCAAAGGGGAGCTTATACTTTTTCCATATAATATAATGGAAAATCTATCTGGCTGCAGAAGGTGGACAATTAATGATAGTGACACAACAGCCTCTGCTGTTTATACTGCTGTTGGAAGCCCTGCACTCTTCCGGTTGAA GTATGGCTGGTTCTACATGCTTGAACCCGGGTCTTTTGGTATACCTTCCACTCCAACTCCCTATAAGCCTGTTGTAGCTGGAAGCGGCAATGCTAATTTAGAGGAGACTTTATGTGGTGAGCGGGACAAGGTTAGGATAAGCAAAGAATACAAAGCAACTGAAGTGGGCAATGCAGCAAGTGAAACTGTGTCTCAGAAAGTAGAAAACGCAACTGTTGATCCTATG GATAATGAGCCAAGAATAAGTAGTAGCCTTCAACAGCCATCATCTGCATGGATTGATAGTCTAAGCAATATAAGCATTGGGGGCCTCCTGTCTGAAGCGTCATTATTTGGCGGGCTTGATCCAAAATCATTTGCTGGCATACAGCCATGTGATATAACTTCTGATTCATTGGATGCTTTTATTGCTGCTGCTCAAATTAATAATCGCCCAGTTCCAAGACTGCCTGCTGATGACTTGCGCACATCTATTTTAGATGCTGAAGAAACATGCCATGCATTTCCTCTTCGAAAGTTATCTTCCCCAACAGATGTGCAGGCAGCTTGTGGCAATGATTATTCTGCAGTGCGCAGTCAGGATGTTTCTTCAAACTTATTAAAGTTTTCAAATGCAGACAAG GTCAATGATCAAGATGGAGCTTCACAAAATCCTCCATCCGGGAAGACTCAGACAGACTTGTTACTTTCTTCACGCCCATATGATGATGATAGAAGTCTTGGGTTAACAGGCATCAATTGG AATGATTCTATGGGACCTTTTGATCTTGGCATGCCGGCTCAGAAGCTTAATGGTGGAGACAATCTTAGTATTGGTGGATTTGTTAAATAA